The uncultured Desulfatiglans sp. DNA window AAGGAACATCGCCCCGGGCAGGACCGGCGTACCGTAAATGACGGGGTCGGCTCCGGCTTCAGCGACTGCGAGCCGGCTGATGTCGTCCGGGTCGACGCTCATGCCGCCGGCAACCATGACGAGCCGGGCGCCGGCTTGAATGACCGAGCGGATGCCTTCCACGATCCGGTCCAGTTTGTCGGGGGAGAAGACGAGTTTGCATACCTCACAGCCATAGGCGGCCAGCTTCTTGCGGATAATGGGGGCGAACTTGTCCTCGATGAGACGGTTGTACACCTCGTTTCCCGTCACGACCAGGCCGGCCGGGGGCTGGGCCAATGCTTTGACCGTAAAAACGGGCCCATAGGCTCGTATCGCGTCCAGCGCTTCCATGAGGGTCTTTTCTTTCAGGATGAGAGGGATAGCGCGGGTGGCAGCCAGGATGTCGCCGGCTTGGACGACGGTGTTCGTGTGGCGGGACGAGCAGGAGATCTCCGGTGTCATGTTTAGTTCCACCAGGGCTTCCACGTTGATCTTCAGCAGTCCTGCGTGCGCCGCCTTGAGGGCGATTTTCCCTTCAGACGGAGACTCTTCGAAGCTCACGCCCGGTCCTGCGATGACGTTGGCGATCCTGAGCGCGGCTTCGTCCTCATGAAGTTCGTCCCGGCCGAGTTTCAAGACATACAAATGTTCTTTCCCTAAACGCCTCAGATGCTGTACGTCTTCCTCCCGGATGATATGCCCCTTCTTGAAAGCCGGGCCTTTGAACTGGCCGGGCCTGATCTCCGTGATGTCATGTGCCAGGACGGTGCCGACGGCCTGGTCGACAGATATGATGGTCGCGGATGACTTGTATTTGCCTGTCATGAAGTATCTCCTCAAGCTATCATCGATGAGCTGGTTTCCATCCGGAAATGGTCCTTTTGGCCTGTCTCGGGAGAGGCGGTTCCTGTCTTTTTGGGACCGGAAGCGGGGCGGGATGCGCCGTTCAAAGCCTCAACAGCAGTAAATCCGAGCCAAGCGTGAGCTCTCCACTATACGCCCGCCGGCACTCTCCTGCAATGTCTGTTTTGAGGCACTCCGGATAAAAATGGGTCAGCACCAGATGCCGGGCGCCGGATTGTTCCGCAATACGAGCGGCTGAGGAAGGGGTCAGGTGCCCGGGTACAGGCGAATGGTCTGGAAAGGCGCATTCGAGGATGAGAATATCGGCATCCTGCGCAAGGTGCACGATCTCGTCACAATAGTCTGTATCGCCTGAATATACGAGGATCTTCCCGTCCGAGGAGCGCAAGCGATAACTGATTCCCTGCCCAGAGTGGCGGGTGCATGCGGTCGATATCTCCAGCGACCCGATGGCCAGGACTCCATCATTTTCAGGGCGGATTTCCCTGACCGATACGTATTCATGCGATCCTAATGCAGAGCCCGCGTAAGCTGCTTCGAGGTGAGAGAGCATGTCCACCAGGCCGAACGGGCCGGCGAGGACCATTCGAGTTCTGAAGGCGGCAAAGGACGGGTTGCGCAAGGCGAAGAGAAGCGGAACCAGATCGGCGCAGTGGTCCGGGTGGAAATGGGTTAGAAACACCCCTCGCAGAGCGGTCAAGGGCAGGCCGGCTCTGGCCATTTGCCGAAGCGTGCCCGGTCCGAGATCGAGACAGAAAAGGTGGCCGGCCTCGCGGACGGCAATGGCTGGGGATGCGCGATCGGATAACGGCAGGGCGGTGCCCGTGCCCAGGAGGATAATATCCATCATCGGTTTGCAGTCCAAATGTTTCAGGTTGGTGATGCTACAGCTTCTCTACGGACACGGCCTGGGATGCCCTTCGGTGCGGATGCGAGGGGGTGTGGCGTTCCCCTGTTTACGAGGCTTATGCCGGTGCCCCGTCCGGAGAAACAAGAGATGCCGGCCGGAATCCGGACCACTGGAGACTGCCGAAAAAGGGTGGCCGAGCGGCCGGAAGGGTGATCCATACCCACTCTGACCCAAAAAAGAGGCACGATGACGAGGCCGAGTCCCCGGACCGCACGGAGGCATCTTATCCGTGAATCGGTTCCCGGTCAATCTTTGACGAATCCGCGAAACATGCCCAGTCAGGCGCACTTGACAGAGTGTAAGAAAACCTGACACCTTTCAATGTCGATCCGGTTTATTCTTTCTGCTGGTGGGATGCACGGATCGATAGTGCTCTCGACAGGTTGCCCCTTTTCGCTTTCAATGGCGGGGGCTGGCATGTTTCTTGTTTGAAGAAGATGTATTGTGGAGGTAGGACTGGAATGTCCGTTGGGGCCCCTTGATCAAAATCGAGATATTTATCTTTAGAAATTAGTATGTTATTCAAAGTCTCCGAATAGAAAACATCAAGCGCGACGATGAAAGGGCCTG harbors:
- a CDS encoding Molybdopterin binding domain protein; its protein translation is MTGKYKSSATIISVDQAVGTVLAHDITEIRPGQFKGPAFKKGHIIREEDVQHLRRLGKEHLYVLKLGRDELHEDEAALRIANVIAGPGVSFEESPSEGKIALKAAHAGLLKINVEALVELNMTPEISCSSRHTNTVVQAGDILAATRAIPLILKEKTLMEALDAIRAYGPVFTVKALAQPPAGLVVTGNEVYNRLIEDKFAPIIRKKLAAYGCEVCKLVFSPDKLDRIVEGIRSVIQAGARLVMVAGGMSVDPDDISRLAVAEAGADPVIYGTPVLPGAMFLYGRIGEIPILGLPACVLFYRATVLDLVLPRVLAGEEITRRDLAEMAHGGMCLQCEACRYPVCPFGK
- a CDS encoding putative Beta-lactamase domain protein (Evidence 3 : Putative function from multiple computational evidences); translated protein: MMDIILLGTGTALPLSDRASPAIAVREAGHLFCLDLGPGTLRQMARAGLPLTALRGVFLTHFHPDHCADLVPLLFALRNPSFAAFRTRMVLAGPFGLVDMLSHLEAAYAGSALGSHEYVSVREIRPENDGVLAIGSLEISTACTRHSGQGISYRLRSSDGKILVYSGDTDYCDEIVHLAQDADILILECAFPDHSPVPGHLTPSSAARIAEQSGARHLVLTHFYPECLKTDIAGECRRAYSGELTLGSDLLLLRL
- a CDS encoding hypothetical protein (Evidence 5 : Unknown function), with the protein product MWRSPVYEAYAGAPSGETRDAGRNPDHWRLPKKGGRAAGRVIHTHSDPKKRHDDEAESPDRTEASYP
- a CDS encoding hypothetical protein (Evidence 5 : Unknown function) is translated as MNNILISKDKYLDFDQGAPTDIPVLPPQYIFFKQETCQPPPLKAKRGNLSRALSIRASHQQKE